In a single window of the Necator americanus strain Aroian chromosome X, whole genome shotgun sequence genome:
- a CDS encoding hypothetical protein (NECATOR_CHRX.G22634.T1), whose product MNGRGLVVTDNRRYACSGLPTASSAGTYAYNRPRVPSDRHPLLTALLVAVASRIAVSSVLMVWLLLIAVCVSIM is encoded by the exons ATgaatgggcgtggcttagtggTCACAGACAACCgaagatatgcctgctctggcctaccgacagcttcttctgcaggcacttatgCATATAATCGGCCGCGGGTACCTAGCGACCGCCACCCATTATTAACTGCTCTGTTG GTGGCTGTGGCATCCAGAATCGCTGTCTCTTCAGTGCTAATGGTATGGCTGCTCCTTATCGCAGTGTGCGTTTCCATAATGTAG